Within the Kineosporia corallincola genome, the region CGAGGAGTTCCTCATCCTCTCGGCCCGTGACGTGCTCGCGATCATCGAGAAGTGATCTGAGGGCCCGCTTCTGACGGGCCCGGTTTCGCGTACCCGCCCCGGTCTGCCCTCGTGGCGGCCGGGGCGTGTGCCGTTCTAGTACCCAAAAGCACACCTTCGTCCAAGGGACTGACAGTCGCATGGCAAAGACTCTGGAGTTCAACGACGACGCCCGGCGCTCGCTGGAGCGGGGCGTCGACGCGCTCGCCAACGCCGTCAAGGTGACGCTCGGCCCGCGCGGTCGCAACGTCGTCATCGACAAGAAGTGGGGCGCGCCCACCATCACCAACGACGGCGTGACCATCGCCAAGGAGGTGGAGCTGGACGACCCCTACGAGAACCTGGGCGCCCAGCTCGCCAAGGAGGTCGCGACCAAGACCAACGACGTCGCGGGTGACGGCACCACCACCGCGACCGTGCTGGCCCAGGCCCTGGTGAAGGAGGGTCTGCGGAACGTCGCCGCCGGCGCCGCCCCGTCCGGCCTGAAGCGGGGCATCGACGCCGCGGTGGACGCGGTCAGCACCAAGCTGCTCGAGACCGCCCGCGAGATCGAGGGCAAGGAAGAGATCGCCCACGTCGCCACCATCTCGGCGCAGGACTCGGTGGTCGGCACGCTGATCGCCGACGCGTTCGACAAGGTCGGCAAGGACGGCGTGATCACGGTCGAGGAGTCCTCCTCGGCCGGGACCGAGCTGGACTTCACCGAGGGCATGCAGTTCGACAAGGGTTACCTGTCGCCCTACTTCGTCACCGACCCGGAGCGGATGGAGGCTGTCCTGGAGGACGCCTACATCCTGATCCACCAGAACAAGATCTCCTCCATCTCCGAGCTGCTGCCGCTGCTGGAGAAGGTCGTCCAGACCGGCAAGCCGCTGGCGATCATCGCCGAGGACGTCGACGGCGAGGCTCTGTCCACGCTGGTCGTGAACAAGATCAAGGGCACGTTCGCCGCCGCCGCGGTGAAGGCCCCGGGCTTCGGCGACCGCCGCAAGGCCACGCTCCAGGACATCGCCACCCTCACCGGTGGCCAGGTGGTCAGCCCGGAGATCGGCCTGAAGCTGGACCAGGTCGGCCTGGAGGAGCTGGGCCGCGCCCGTCGCGTCGTCATCACCAAGGACGACACGACGATCATCGAGGGTGCCGGCGAGCGTGACGAGGTCGAGGGCCGGATCGCGCAGATCCGCGCCGAGATCGAGCGCACCGACTCGGACTGGGACCGGGAGAAGCTCCAGGAGCGCCTGGCCAAGCTGGCCGGCGGCGTCTGCGTCATCCGCGTCGGTGCGCACACCGAGGTGGAGCTCAAGGAGAAGAAGCACCGGATCGAGGACGCCGTCTCGGCCACCCGCGCCGCGATCGAGGAGGGCATCGTCTCCGGCGGTGGCTCGGCCCTGGTCCACGCCGTCTCGGTGCTCGACGACAGCCTCGGCCTGACCGGCGACGAGGCGACCGGTGTCGCCATCGTGAAGCGCTCGGCCGCCGAGCCGCTGCGCTGGATCGCCGAGAACGCCGGCCTCGAGGGCTACGTCGTGGTCGACAAGGTGCGCAACGGTGGGGTCGGTACCGGCTTCGACGCCGCCGCCCAGGAGTACGGCGACCTGATCGCCAAGGGCATCATCGACCCGGTCAAGGTCACCCGCTCGGCCCTGCGCAACGCCGCCTCCATCGCGTCGATGGTGCTCACCACCGACACCCTGGTCGTCGACAAGCCGGAGCCGGTCGAGGAGCCCGCGGCCGGTCACGGCCACGGCCACGGTCACTGATCAGCCACTGATCAGTTCCTGACCGGAGACCGACCGGACGGCACCGAGGCCCGGCCCCTGTGAAGGGGCCGGGCCTCTCGCTCTGCGCCCGGGTGTTTCAGCTGGCGAAGCTGTCGGCCAGTTCGGGCTCGCGTCCGGTGAGGTAGAAGGTCTCCCGTTCGTCCTCGGTCAGGCCGCCCCACACACCGTAGGGCTCACGCACCTGGAGGGCGTGCTCGCGGCACTGCTCCATCACGGGGCAGCGGGCGCAGACCGACTTGGCCGCGACGTCGCGCTGGCGACGGGCCGGGCCACGCTCGCCCTCGGGGTGGAAGAAGACCCGCGGATCCGCGGTGCGGCAGGCCCCGTCGAGCTGCCATTCCCACAGGTCGGCAACGGGCCCGGGAAGACGAGAGATCTCAGCCATCATGGACACACCATTCCGATTAGAAGTGCTGACCTCTCGGCTTCGAGGGGCCTCGTGGTCACGCGTTCAGGTGGACTTCACCGAGTGCCCGGCCGGTTGCCGGTAGCACTGGCACATCTAGGCGTATCGGCCGGTTCGAGGCGCGCTTGAAGCGAAGGTGAACTACCTTTGAAGCGGTTGCCATAGCAGTCACAACGCTTCGGCGGTTGTTCAAGTAGCATCGTTTCACCGCTGGTTCGACTCGGGCGGCACGAGGGGGCGTTGTGGGTTAGTGTCTGTTTCTCTAGTGCCAGGGGGCGGGTGAAGTGTCAGAAACGTCTCGGCAGGCCGGGACCGGAGCTG harbors:
- a CDS encoding WhiB family transcriptional regulator: MAEISRLPGPVADLWEWQLDGACRTADPRVFFHPEGERGPARRQRDVAAKSVCARCPVMEQCREHALQVREPYGVWGGLTEDERETFYLTGREPELADSFAS
- the groL gene encoding chaperonin GroEL (60 kDa chaperone family; promotes refolding of misfolded polypeptides especially under stressful conditions; forms two stacked rings of heptamers to form a barrel-shaped 14mer; ends can be capped by GroES; misfolded proteins enter the barrel where they are refolded when GroES binds), with product MAKTLEFNDDARRSLERGVDALANAVKVTLGPRGRNVVIDKKWGAPTITNDGVTIAKEVELDDPYENLGAQLAKEVATKTNDVAGDGTTTATVLAQALVKEGLRNVAAGAAPSGLKRGIDAAVDAVSTKLLETAREIEGKEEIAHVATISAQDSVVGTLIADAFDKVGKDGVITVEESSSAGTELDFTEGMQFDKGYLSPYFVTDPERMEAVLEDAYILIHQNKISSISELLPLLEKVVQTGKPLAIIAEDVDGEALSTLVVNKIKGTFAAAAVKAPGFGDRRKATLQDIATLTGGQVVSPEIGLKLDQVGLEELGRARRVVITKDDTTIIEGAGERDEVEGRIAQIRAEIERTDSDWDREKLQERLAKLAGGVCVIRVGAHTEVELKEKKHRIEDAVSATRAAIEEGIVSGGGSALVHAVSVLDDSLGLTGDEATGVAIVKRSAAEPLRWIAENAGLEGYVVVDKVRNGGVGTGFDAAAQEYGDLIAKGIIDPVKVTRSALRNAASIASMVLTTDTLVVDKPEPVEEPAAGHGHGHGH